From Arthrobacter sp. FW306-2-2C-D06B, a single genomic window includes:
- a CDS encoding MFS transporter has protein sequence MAPPPPSAANVSQPIIDSLAASSRFSHAAEPDTVTQPIAVVSERLPWRHTFISLKVPNFRIFAMGHFVAVIALWMQRIAQDWLVLQLSGSVTAVGITVALQFMPSLFLGPWGGMMADRFPKRRILILCQSVAASLAAILAVLALSHHIEVWHVYVIAFVLGLVTVLDQPARQVFVNELVGPKYLRNAISVNSTTFQLGGLIGPALAGVLLTAVGAGWAFAANAVACCSTVTMLLMLRKNELYVSTPVPKRKGMLQEGLRYALSKPTIYWPWLMAGFVAVFAMSLPVLLAAFADHIYHAGAGGYGLLNAMVALGALAGAITSARRRQLRLRSVVLCAGMYGLMLCLAALAPSMVWLSAAMVLSGFWCLMFLTAANQLVQVSANMSIRGRVMSLYIMVLIGGQAIGGPMMGWLAEHLNPQAALLVSGGVPALAAATVAVVLARKSELRLKVNVRDRRRMVRIVPQSA, from the coding sequence TTGGCACCCCCACCGCCCTCAGCGGCAAACGTCAGCCAACCCATCATCGATTCACTCGCCGCAAGCAGCCGATTTTCACATGCTGCCGAACCGGATACGGTCACCCAGCCAATCGCCGTCGTCAGCGAACGGTTGCCCTGGCGGCACACCTTCATTTCCCTCAAAGTACCAAACTTCCGGATTTTCGCGATGGGCCACTTCGTAGCAGTCATCGCTCTCTGGATGCAGAGGATTGCCCAGGACTGGTTGGTACTCCAGCTCTCCGGATCCGTCACCGCCGTCGGAATAACCGTGGCATTGCAGTTCATGCCGTCGCTGTTCCTGGGCCCGTGGGGCGGCATGATGGCGGACCGCTTCCCCAAGCGACGCATCCTCATCCTGTGCCAAAGCGTGGCTGCCTCCCTGGCCGCCATCCTTGCCGTGTTGGCGTTGAGCCACCACATCGAGGTGTGGCACGTCTACGTGATCGCGTTTGTCCTGGGCCTTGTGACGGTTCTCGACCAGCCCGCCCGGCAGGTCTTCGTCAACGAACTCGTGGGCCCGAAATACCTGCGCAACGCCATCAGCGTCAACTCCACCACGTTCCAGTTGGGCGGCCTCATTGGTCCCGCACTGGCCGGCGTGCTGCTGACCGCGGTCGGCGCGGGCTGGGCTTTCGCGGCGAACGCGGTGGCCTGCTGCTCCACGGTGACCATGCTCCTCATGCTGCGCAAGAACGAACTTTATGTCAGCACGCCCGTGCCAAAACGCAAGGGAATGTTGCAGGAAGGCCTGCGATACGCCCTCAGCAAGCCCACCATCTACTGGCCGTGGCTCATGGCCGGCTTTGTCGCGGTCTTCGCGATGAGCCTGCCTGTGCTCCTCGCCGCCTTCGCGGACCACATCTACCATGCGGGTGCCGGCGGCTACGGCTTGCTCAACGCCATGGTTGCCCTTGGCGCGCTGGCCGGAGCAATCACTTCGGCCCGCCGCCGCCAATTGCGCCTGCGCTCGGTGGTGCTGTGCGCCGGGATGTACGGGTTGATGCTGTGCCTGGCGGCGTTGGCACCGTCCATGGTGTGGCTCTCCGCCGCCATGGTTCTCTCCGGATTCTGGTGCCTCATGTTCCTGACCGCCGCCAACCAGCTGGTCCAGGTGAGCGCCAACATGAGCATCCGCGGTCGCGTCATGAGCCTCTACATCATGGTGCTCATCGGTGGCCAAGCCATCGGCGGACCCATGATGGGTTGGCTTGCCGAGCACCTGAACCCGCAGGCAGCTCTCTTGGTGTCCGGTGGGGTGCCGGCGCTCGCGGCGGCGACAGTCGCCGTCGTGCTCGCCCGGAAGTCTGAGTTGCGGCTCAAGGTGAACGTCAGGGATCGACGCCGGATGGTGCGGATCGTCCCGCAGTCGGCGTAG
- a CDS encoding LysR substrate-binding domain-containing protein, whose amino-acid sequence MFEPVQLRSFLAVAETLSFTKAAERLGLAQPTVSQHVRKLETAAKRALVARDTRDVRLTDNGDAMAGFARNILSAHDSAARYFSGSAMRGRLRFGTADDLAITGLPRILREFRQLYPQINLELTVSQSDQLYKRVNAGQLDLVFVKWVGEAKDGTVVRHDKFAWVGVEQTVLDPASPVPLICYPAPSVSRKLAIDALEAMGRTWRVTCSTKQIAGVLAAVRAGIGVAVMPSSLVPEDLTVITKRFDLPPVGDVDFTLIRNPLANAEVVDALTQAIIGRTLNKQA is encoded by the coding sequence GTGTTCGAACCCGTGCAGCTGCGGTCCTTCCTGGCCGTGGCAGAGACTTTGAGTTTCACGAAGGCAGCCGAGCGCCTCGGCTTGGCACAGCCCACGGTCAGCCAGCACGTGAGAAAGCTGGAGACGGCGGCCAAACGGGCGCTTGTAGCCCGCGACACGCGGGATGTCCGGCTCACGGACAACGGCGACGCCATGGCCGGCTTTGCCCGCAATATCCTCTCCGCGCACGATTCCGCGGCGAGGTACTTTTCCGGCTCCGCGATGCGCGGTCGCCTCCGGTTCGGAACAGCGGACGATCTCGCCATCACAGGTTTGCCTCGGATCCTGCGCGAGTTCCGGCAGCTGTACCCCCAGATCAACCTGGAACTCACCGTCAGCCAGAGTGACCAGCTCTACAAACGCGTCAATGCGGGGCAGTTGGATCTCGTATTCGTGAAGTGGGTGGGCGAGGCGAAGGACGGCACGGTCGTCCGGCACGACAAGTTTGCCTGGGTGGGCGTCGAGCAGACCGTGCTGGACCCCGCCAGCCCTGTGCCGCTGATCTGCTATCCGGCTCCGAGCGTCAGCCGGAAACTTGCCATCGACGCGCTGGAGGCCATGGGCCGGACGTGGCGGGTCACCTGCTCGACCAAGCAGATCGCGGGCGTCTTGGCGGCGGTGCGCGCAGGCATAGGCGTCGCAGTCATGCCGTCGTCGCTGGTTCCCGAGGACCTCACGGTGATCACCAAACGCTTCGACCTCCCGCCCGTGGGTGACGTCGACTTCACCTTGATCCGCAACCCTTTGGCGAACGCCGAGGTAGTCGATGCGCTGACACAGGCGATCATCGGCAGAACCCTCAACAAGCAGGCGTAG
- a CDS encoding TetR/AcrR family transcriptional regulator, whose protein sequence is MAWDTERTKRLLLEAATAEFCQFGLAGARVDRIAAAAGVNKERIYQYFGKKDLLFDAVIASQLSKVVDEVRIEGAGPEALADYAGRLFDHHHQDATLPRLLFWEGLERGEYVVNRPDRAANCRNKVDGVIRAMPGTSREDAADLMLTIIALCDAWPVLPELDGLMAGSKGSSRAERRRKTIVQTVLLSARELATPAC, encoded by the coding sequence ATGGCATGGGATACCGAGCGGACCAAGCGACTCCTCCTTGAGGCAGCGACTGCCGAGTTCTGCCAATTCGGACTAGCCGGCGCCAGGGTGGACCGCATCGCCGCTGCGGCCGGAGTCAACAAGGAACGCATCTACCAGTACTTCGGCAAGAAAGATCTTCTCTTCGACGCCGTGATCGCATCCCAGCTCAGCAAGGTGGTGGACGAAGTCCGCATCGAGGGCGCTGGTCCCGAAGCCTTGGCCGATTACGCCGGACGCCTGTTCGACCATCACCACCAAGATGCCACCCTTCCGAGACTGCTGTTTTGGGAGGGTTTGGAGCGGGGCGAATATGTGGTGAACCGTCCGGACCGGGCCGCGAACTGCAGAAACAAGGTTGACGGCGTCATTCGGGCCATGCCGGGGACGTCCAGGGAAGATGCGGCCGATCTGATGCTCACCATCATTGCGTTGTGTGACGCCTGGCCGGTACTGCCCGAGCTGGATGGCCTCATGGCCGGCAGCAAGGGGTCAAGCAGGGCGGAGCGGCGCCGGAAGACGATCGTCCAGACCGTCCTCCTTTCTGCACGGGAGCTGGCTACGCCTGCTTGTTGA
- the panD gene encoding aspartate 1-decarboxylase, which yields MNRTMFKSKIHRATVTHADLHYVGSVTVDLDLLDAADILPGELVSIVDVTNGARLETYTIAGERGSGVIGINGAAAHLVHVGDVVILITYAEMTTEEARAYQPKVVHVDRANKIVQLGSDPAEGITPGIMRPPHALNNADLN from the coding sequence ATGAACCGCACAATGTTTAAGTCCAAGATCCACCGTGCCACGGTGACCCATGCCGACCTGCACTATGTAGGTTCAGTGACGGTCGACCTGGATCTGCTGGATGCTGCGGATATTCTCCCCGGCGAACTCGTCTCCATTGTTGACGTGACCAACGGCGCGCGCCTGGAAACTTACACCATTGCCGGCGAACGCGGCTCCGGCGTCATTGGCATCAACGGGGCCGCTGCGCACCTGGTGCACGTGGGCGACGTCGTCATTCTCATCACCTACGCGGAGATGACCACGGAAGAGGCCAGGGCCTACCAGCCGAAGGTTGTCCATGTGGACAGGGCCAACAAAATCGTCCAGCTCGGCAGTGATCCGGCCGAAGGCATCACTCCCGGCATTATGCGCCCGCCGCACGCACTCAACAACGCAGACCTGAACTAG
- a CDS encoding AEC family transporter — protein sequence MLGVLSGFFVVWAIILVGMFVGKRGILGDNARSVLSGLTFFVASPALLFETLGKAHLRDIFAAPLLVTAVGAVVTGSLFFVIVKFWLKRSLPESLMSSMSASLANSANLGIPIAVFVLGDASYVAPLLIFQLAFFTPMYLMALDASTSAHRTTPLRFVLMIVRNPMIVGSALGLVVAGTGWQVPSLIMDPIHLIGGAAIPAMLMAFGMSLNGSRPLQKDTGRRTDALLASGFKLFVHPTMAYLFARFALGLEAHALFAVVVTAALPTAQNVFVAASRYNTGITVAKDTVLITTVVAVPAMIAVALLLT from the coding sequence GTGCTGGGCGTACTTTCCGGGTTCTTCGTGGTGTGGGCCATCATTCTGGTGGGCATGTTCGTCGGCAAGCGCGGGATCCTGGGAGACAACGCACGTTCGGTCCTCAGCGGCCTGACTTTCTTCGTCGCGAGCCCTGCGCTTCTCTTTGAAACCCTGGGCAAGGCCCATCTCCGCGACATCTTCGCCGCTCCGCTCCTGGTCACGGCGGTCGGCGCCGTCGTCACTGGCAGCTTGTTCTTCGTCATCGTGAAGTTCTGGCTCAAACGCTCCCTGCCCGAATCGCTCATGTCCTCCATGAGCGCTTCCTTGGCCAACTCTGCGAACCTCGGCATCCCCATCGCCGTGTTCGTCCTCGGCGACGCAAGCTATGTGGCTCCACTGTTGATCTTCCAGCTCGCATTCTTCACTCCCATGTACTTGATGGCGCTCGACGCGAGCACCAGCGCCCACCGCACCACTCCCCTGCGCTTCGTCCTGATGATCGTGCGGAATCCGATGATCGTGGGATCGGCCCTCGGCTTGGTGGTGGCTGGAACGGGCTGGCAAGTGCCCTCGCTCATCATGGACCCGATCCACTTGATCGGGGGTGCCGCCATTCCGGCGATGCTGATGGCCTTCGGGATGAGCCTGAATGGCTCCCGGCCCCTGCAAAAGGACACAGGCCGCCGGACGGACGCGCTCCTGGCCAGCGGCTTCAAGTTGTTTGTCCACCCCACGATGGCGTACTTGTTCGCCCGCTTCGCCCTGGGCCTGGAGGCGCATGCCTTGTTCGCCGTGGTGGTCACGGCGGCCCTGCCCACTGCGCAGAATGTGTTCGTGGCCGCGAGCCGCTACAACACGGGAATCACCGTGGCCAAGGATACGGTCCTGATCACCACGGTGGTGGCCGTCCCGGCAATGATCGCCGTGGCCCTACTGCTCACCTAG
- a CDS encoding trehalase-like domain-containing protein, with the protein MATPLNLSVADSALLTKSLPLGLLRTAVQSEAAHDGITPELLGELRMLARTPGLLVACNYGGTLCAAEGVSTETLPLGSAAVALRALAALPNTHTAVISGRSLRDLAAVSRLPAEVHLVGSHGAEFDMTYAYSISMATEAVLQQAATALNESIGFEKGVSIERKPVAVAIHTRPATPAVVARVTREAHEIARELGLFFIVDGSVLDLSIVEPSKDAALEHLRTQLGASAALFAGDAESDELAIATLRGPDLGLHIGDGESTARHRLPDPESFAKVLAILFELRRAWLFGEDAVGLERHSMIGNGTSTALLTPEAKICWMSHPLPDSGSLFAHILGGDPAGHFSVEPVKTSKVLGQRYVDNTMIVETRWADVTVTDYLEPAPDGITSLVRVLSGTGSARIVFAPRPDYANAPFNMEVRGEELHVVGTSDPIILFAPGVSFTVTSDGKHGTATAEVSLAYGPVVMNLRCGDTEPTTPDPAGELARRAAVAHQSRQWVRGLELPDMKPSLVRRSALVLKALVHEPTGAVLAAPTTSLPEGIGGTRNWDYRYCWLRDGSMTVNALVDLGSTEEADGFLRWLGRILENAPGPEWLHPLYSVTGSPLSTEAIIESLPGYAGSRPVRIGNAADHQVQLDVFGPIAELIQTLSKRRGTLPDEHWRLMEQMASAVLARWHEADHGIWEARRAPRHHIYTKVMCWVTLDRAMQTAVRFRRPIGAEWEETANTIRAEVLREGWDDSANSYTVAYDSPDLDAAVLHIGLSGLLDVRDQRFLDTVTAVERELRVGPTVFRYRYDDGLPGLEGGFHICTTWLIEAYLAVGRLDDALELFNQLVALFGPTGLLPEEFDPGTETHLGNHPQAYSHLGFIRCAQLLDRYLDSVEEE; encoded by the coding sequence TGGCTACTCCGCTCAATTTGTCCGTGGCCGATTCGGCGCTGCTGACAAAATCGCTTCCGTTGGGCCTCCTGCGGACGGCAGTCCAATCCGAGGCCGCCCACGATGGAATCACTCCGGAGCTGCTCGGGGAATTGAGGATGCTGGCCCGCACTCCAGGGCTCCTGGTGGCCTGCAACTACGGTGGAACCCTCTGCGCTGCCGAAGGCGTATCCACTGAGACGCTCCCCTTGGGGAGTGCAGCCGTCGCGCTCCGGGCACTGGCGGCGCTGCCGAACACACATACGGCCGTCATCTCAGGCAGGTCGCTGCGGGACCTTGCCGCGGTGTCCCGGCTGCCGGCGGAAGTCCACCTCGTAGGTTCGCACGGCGCCGAGTTCGACATGACCTACGCGTACAGCATCTCGATGGCAACGGAAGCCGTACTTCAGCAGGCAGCGACCGCCCTGAACGAATCCATCGGTTTCGAAAAGGGCGTCAGCATCGAGCGCAAGCCCGTGGCGGTAGCCATCCACACCAGGCCGGCCACGCCTGCCGTCGTGGCACGGGTGACGCGCGAGGCGCACGAGATCGCCCGTGAATTGGGCCTGTTTTTCATTGTGGACGGATCCGTCCTGGACCTGTCCATCGTGGAGCCCTCCAAAGACGCCGCGCTGGAGCATCTGCGTACACAGTTGGGGGCCAGCGCGGCCCTGTTTGCCGGCGACGCGGAAAGCGATGAGCTCGCGATAGCAACCTTGCGGGGCCCGGATCTTGGCCTGCACATTGGAGATGGAGAATCCACGGCGCGCCACCGCTTGCCGGACCCGGAATCGTTCGCCAAAGTGCTCGCCATCCTGTTCGAACTGCGCCGTGCGTGGCTTTTCGGCGAGGACGCGGTGGGGCTGGAGCGGCATTCGATGATCGGCAACGGGACGTCGACGGCGTTGCTCACCCCCGAAGCCAAGATCTGCTGGATGAGCCATCCCCTCCCGGATTCCGGCTCCTTGTTTGCGCACATCCTTGGTGGCGACCCGGCCGGCCACTTCAGCGTGGAACCGGTCAAGACGTCGAAGGTGCTGGGCCAGCGCTATGTCGACAACACCATGATCGTGGAGACCCGGTGGGCGGACGTCACGGTCACCGACTATCTTGAGCCTGCACCGGACGGCATCACCAGCCTGGTCCGGGTCCTGTCCGGAACCGGCAGCGCGCGGATTGTTTTCGCACCGCGGCCTGACTATGCCAACGCCCCGTTCAATATGGAAGTCCGCGGCGAAGAGCTGCACGTCGTGGGTACCTCGGATCCCATCATCCTCTTCGCTCCCGGGGTCTCGTTCACGGTCACGAGCGATGGCAAGCACGGCACCGCAACCGCGGAAGTCAGCCTCGCGTACGGTCCCGTCGTCATGAACCTGAGGTGCGGAGACACTGAGCCGACGACGCCGGACCCCGCCGGAGAGCTCGCCCGGCGGGCCGCCGTCGCGCACCAATCCCGGCAGTGGGTCCGTGGGCTGGAACTACCCGACATGAAACCATCGCTGGTGCGGCGCTCGGCACTTGTCCTGAAAGCGCTCGTGCACGAGCCGACGGGCGCCGTCCTCGCGGCTCCAACCACGTCGCTGCCGGAAGGGATCGGCGGCACCCGCAATTGGGATTACCGCTACTGCTGGCTCCGTGACGGCTCCATGACGGTCAATGCGCTCGTGGACCTGGGTTCCACCGAGGAGGCAGACGGGTTCCTCCGCTGGCTGGGCCGCATCCTCGAGAACGCTCCGGGTCCGGAATGGCTGCATCCCCTGTACTCCGTGACTGGCTCCCCGCTGTCTACGGAGGCCATTATCGAGAGCCTGCCCGGTTACGCCGGCTCGCGGCCCGTACGGATCGGAAACGCCGCCGACCACCAAGTGCAGCTGGACGTCTTCGGACCGATCGCCGAGCTCATCCAGACCCTCAGCAAGCGCCGCGGCACCTTGCCGGACGAGCACTGGAGACTCATGGAGCAGATGGCCTCGGCCGTCTTGGCCCGCTGGCACGAAGCGGACCATGGCATTTGGGAAGCCCGGCGGGCGCCACGGCACCACATCTACACCAAGGTGATGTGCTGGGTCACCCTGGACCGGGCCATGCAGACGGCGGTCCGGTTCCGGCGCCCCATCGGGGCCGAGTGGGAGGAAACGGCCAACACCATCCGCGCGGAAGTCCTCCGCGAGGGCTGGGATGATTCCGCGAACTCCTACACCGTGGCCTACGACAGCCCGGACCTCGACGCGGCTGTGTTGCATATCGGGCTCTCGGGCCTGCTGGACGTCCGCGACCAGCGCTTCCTGGACACCGTCACCGCCGTCGAGCGGGAGCTCCGGGTGGGTCCCACCGTGTTCCGGTACAGGTACGACGACGGCCTGCCGGGCCTGGAGGGCGGGTTCCACATCTGCACCACCTGGCTGATCGAGGCGTACCTGGCCGTGGGCCGGCTGGACGATGCGCTGGAGTTGTTCAACCAGCTCGTGGCGCTCTTCGGGCCGACCGGGCTGCTTCCCGAGGAGTTCGACCCCGGCACGGAGACCCACCTGGGCAACCACCCGCAGGCGTATTCGCACCTGGGTTTCATCCGCTGCGCGCAGCTCCTGGACAGGTACCTCGACTCGGTAGAGGAAGAGTAG